In a genomic window of Candidatus Hydrogenedentota bacterium:
- a CDS encoding helix-turn-helix domain-containing protein → MELQTFTVREVAERLGVAEPTVYYWVANGMLGHKRKSRRILFTDSDLDDFARSHSAPRPRIRRGEPVNVVNPCRRGPLGYAIVKNQIHLVPDEARLVRFVYDVYALSGDIHTVLQFLNTRSMFPAEHSPWNRELLYSVLSNPIYRGWLPKTKRKELATKLDFRRAVFQPIVSRELYSRVRTLLAREQRRDES, encoded by the coding sequence ATGGAACTCCAGACCTTCACCGTTCGGGAAGTAGCCGAGCGCCTCGGCGTGGCAGAACCCACAGTATATTACTGGGTTGCCAACGGGATGTTGGGACATAAACGGAAGTCGAGGCGAATCCTCTTCACCGATTCCGATCTTGACGATTTCGCGCGATCACATTCTGCTCCACGTCCACGAATTAGACGAGGCGAACCTGTAAACGTCGTGAATCCCTGTCGACGCGGCCCTCTCGGGTATGCAATCGTTAAAAACCAAATTCATTTGGTTCCGGATGAGGCGAGGCTGGTCCGCTTCGTCTACGACGTTTACGCCTTGTCGGGCGACATACACACGGTTCTGCAATTCCTAAACACTCGATCCATGTTTCCTGCGGAACACTCTCCATGGAACAGAGAACTCCTTTACTCTGTGCTTTCAAACCCGATTTACAGGGGCTGGCTTCCCAAAACCAAACGTAAGGAACTTGCGACCAAGTTAGATTTCAGGCGTGCAGTCTTCCAGCCAATTGTGAGTCGCGAATTATACTCCCGAGTGCGAACCCTGCTCGCCCGGGAGCAACGGAGGGATGAATCGTGA
- a CDS encoding HEAT repeat domain-containing protein, with protein MPKCSIALVFVTTAVLVAGCNPPETSQAPAPVMPAFPAAMPTDPAAMFEQWKQVVSKPEALGASMTHVELALALRDRAPEYVGKMIDLLVDPATNAQTRNLIFISLEVAQTPEVYPRLLDLTKSDVDPVIRTGTVVMLKTATDPAVIARLRELTNDPERRVRMAAIMMFSENGDAEMRAALQDYYFTDGLPPEHRDRIVQSLAITPVSSDIRVFGAAANDASLPEFTRRVATGGLGRIAEPGCLEPLRQCANGDNPAPLKEEAAYAVKKVEEKLASTPAAAGAS; from the coding sequence ATGCCGAAGTGTTCCATAGCATTAGTGTTCGTAACGACCGCGGTTCTGGTTGCGGGCTGCAATCCTCCCGAAACGAGCCAAGCGCCCGCGCCGGTAATGCCCGCGTTTCCGGCGGCGATGCCCACGGACCCCGCGGCGATGTTCGAGCAATGGAAGCAGGTCGTATCGAAACCCGAAGCGCTGGGCGCCAGCATGACGCACGTCGAACTGGCGCTCGCGCTGCGAGACCGCGCCCCGGAATACGTCGGGAAAATGATCGATCTCCTGGTCGATCCCGCGACCAACGCGCAGACGCGCAACCTGATTTTCATCAGCTTGGAGGTGGCGCAGACTCCCGAGGTATACCCGCGCCTCCTCGATCTGACCAAATCCGATGTTGACCCCGTAATTCGGACCGGGACCGTCGTCATGCTCAAGACCGCCACGGATCCGGCCGTCATCGCCCGATTGCGCGAACTGACCAACGACCCCGAGAGGCGCGTGAGGATGGCGGCAATCATGATGTTCTCCGAGAACGGCGACGCCGAGATGCGCGCCGCACTTCAGGATTATTACTTTACAGACGGGTTGCCGCCGGAGCATCGGGACCGCATCGTCCAGTCTTTGGCGATAACACCGGTTTCGAGCGATATTCGGGTCTTCGGGGCGGCGGCGAACGACGCGTCGCTGCCGGAGTTCACACGACGCGTTGCGACAGGTGGACTGGGCAGGATTGCCGAGCCGGGATGTCTGGAGCCGCTCCGGCAATGCGCCAACGGCGATAATCCGGCCCCGTTGAAGGAAGAAGCCGCCTACGCGGTCAAGAAAGTGGAGGAGAAGCTCGCGTCGACCCCGGCCGCGGCGGGCGCATCGTAG
- a CDS encoding glycogen debranching enzyme N-terminal domain-containing protein, whose protein sequence is MAVRLNTHDEWLEPDGLGGFASGTVSAIRTRRYHALLLTARTPPTGRVVLINGFDAWITTPRGNYPLTSQVYEPGVVSPNGWERIESFTSEPWPKWRYTVADGLQIEHELFVPHGSSAVVLTWRAIGDAAECSLSVRPFFSGRDYHSMHAESAAFHFDPTLNGGKVSWRPYADLPGIHALSNGEYIHEPQWYRNFIYEEERARGLNYVEDLASPGAFRWNLAEGPAALIFAAQGYEHVLGAPHAPAESIAEGLRHAESNRRAKFAHPLHRAADAYIVKRGEGNTIVAGYPWFTDWGRDTFIALRGLCLSTGRIEEAHNILIEWAGAVSEGMLPNFFTDSGAAPEYNTVDAPLWYVIAVHDYLQRTTGKNTAAVDAATLREAIDAIVTGYAKGTRYRIQMDADGLLAAGEPGVQLTWMDAKVGDWVVTPRIGKPVEIQALWINALRIASQFADKWDAVYKHALASFESRFWNESHGFLYDVIDCDHRDGAMDESFRPNQVFAVGGLPFRLIEGERAWRIVDAIEAKLWTPIGLRTLDRDDADYRGRYEGGVGDRDGAYHQGTVWPWLMGAFVDAWVGVRGGTDMAKQEARTKFLAPLLSHLNAAGLGHICEIADAEPPHMPRGCPFQAWSVGEALRIHHDILGA, encoded by the coding sequence ATGGCGGTCCGGCTGAACACGCACGACGAATGGCTCGAACCCGATGGACTTGGCGGTTTCGCCTCGGGCACCGTGAGCGCCATCCGCACGCGACGCTACCACGCGCTGCTGTTGACAGCGCGCACGCCGCCAACCGGCCGGGTCGTGCTGATTAACGGATTCGATGCGTGGATCACGACGCCGCGCGGCAATTATCCGCTTACGTCGCAGGTCTACGAACCTGGTGTCGTCTCGCCCAACGGGTGGGAACGGATCGAGTCGTTCACGTCCGAGCCGTGGCCGAAATGGCGCTATACCGTCGCCGATGGCCTGCAAATCGAACACGAATTGTTCGTGCCGCACGGCAGTTCCGCCGTCGTGTTGACGTGGCGCGCCATAGGCGACGCTGCGGAATGTTCGTTGTCCGTTCGGCCGTTTTTCTCCGGCCGCGACTACCACAGCATGCACGCCGAGTCCGCGGCGTTTCATTTCGACCCCACATTGAACGGCGGCAAGGTGTCGTGGCGCCCCTACGCGGACCTTCCGGGTATTCACGCGTTGAGCAATGGGGAGTACATTCACGAGCCGCAGTGGTACCGGAATTTCATCTACGAAGAAGAGCGCGCGCGTGGGCTGAACTACGTCGAGGACCTTGCATCGCCCGGCGCGTTTCGGTGGAACCTCGCCGAGGGCCCCGCTGCACTGATTTTCGCGGCACAAGGCTACGAACACGTCCTCGGCGCGCCGCATGCGCCGGCGGAATCCATCGCCGAAGGCCTTCGCCATGCGGAATCGAACCGGCGGGCGAAGTTTGCGCATCCGCTACACAGAGCCGCGGACGCGTATATCGTCAAGCGCGGCGAAGGAAACACGATCGTCGCGGGCTACCCGTGGTTTACCGATTGGGGCCGGGACACCTTTATCGCGCTGCGCGGACTTTGCCTGTCGACCGGGCGTATCGAAGAGGCGCATAACATTCTTATTGAATGGGCGGGCGCTGTTTCCGAAGGCATGTTGCCGAACTTCTTCACCGACAGCGGCGCCGCTCCGGAGTACAACACCGTCGACGCCCCGCTCTGGTACGTTATCGCCGTTCACGACTACCTGCAACGGACGACAGGCAAGAACACCGCGGCCGTCGACGCCGCGACGTTGCGGGAAGCAATCGACGCGATTGTCACGGGATACGCAAAGGGCACGCGCTATCGCATCCAGATGGACGCGGACGGACTGCTCGCCGCCGGCGAACCGGGCGTGCAGCTCACGTGGATGGACGCGAAAGTCGGCGACTGGGTCGTTACGCCGCGCATCGGAAAGCCCGTCGAGATTCAGGCGCTGTGGATTAATGCGCTGCGCATCGCCAGTCAGTTCGCGGACAAGTGGGACGCGGTCTACAAACACGCGCTCGCATCGTTCGAGTCGCGCTTCTGGAACGAGAGTCATGGTTTTCTCTACGACGTGATCGATTGCGACCACCGGGATGGCGCGATGGACGAATCGTTTCGTCCGAACCAAGTTTTCGCCGTGGGCGGTTTGCCGTTTCGATTGATCGAGGGTGAACGAGCGTGGCGGATTGTCGACGCCATCGAGGCGAAACTGTGGACGCCCATCGGCCTTCGCACTCTCGATCGAGACGACGCGGACTACCGCGGACGCTACGAAGGCGGCGTTGGCGATCGCGACGGGGCGTACCACCAGGGCACCGTATGGCCGTGGCTGATGGGCGCGTTTGTGGACGCGTGGGTGGGCGTGCGGGGCGGCACGGACATGGCGAAGCAGGAGGCGCGCACGAAGTTTCTCGCGCCGCTGCTGAGTCACCTAAACGCCGCGGGTCTCGGACATATTTGCGAAATCGCCGACGCCGAACCCCCGCATATGCCGCGCGGGTGTCCGTTCCAGGCATGGTCCGTCGGTGAAGCATTGAGGATTCACCATGACATTCTCGGCGCATAG
- a CDS encoding redoxin domain-containing protein, whose amino-acid sequence MKWILRNRFTLEIAALVALNAAVPFAAIASTTDFTLKEAGGGKTFSLADAKGKYVALHFLLKTECPICLRHTQTYASKTTAFPNVVQVFIKPDSDEATIEWAKKLSPEERAKAPTIYRDPDAKLADEFNIPNGYAFHGETVHYPALVLLGPDGKEVFRYVGKGTMDRFPFEKFAEKMAELTRPAAAGQYNLGSGGLALQGYDPVSYFSGKPAPGKKDIATSHAGVTYYFADAKNRDAFLAAPRKYLPAYGGWCATAMALGKKVEISPENYKITDGRLFLFYKNFISNAISDWNKDEPKNIAAADKYWHEFSGE is encoded by the coding sequence ATGAAATGGATTTTGAGAAATCGGTTTACGCTGGAAATCGCCGCGCTCGTCGCGTTGAACGCCGCCGTTCCGTTCGCGGCGATAGCCTCGACAACGGACTTCACGCTGAAGGAGGCGGGCGGCGGCAAGACATTCTCGCTCGCGGACGCGAAGGGCAAGTACGTGGCGCTGCATTTTCTGCTGAAAACGGAATGTCCGATCTGCCTGCGCCACACGCAGACCTATGCATCGAAGACGACGGCGTTTCCCAACGTGGTTCAGGTGTTCATCAAGCCCGATTCAGACGAAGCAACAATCGAGTGGGCGAAAAAACTATCGCCCGAGGAAAGAGCGAAGGCGCCTACCATCTACCGCGATCCGGATGCGAAGCTTGCGGACGAGTTCAATATCCCGAACGGCTACGCGTTTCACGGCGAAACGGTCCACTATCCCGCGTTGGTGCTGCTCGGTCCGGACGGCAAAGAGGTATTTCGGTACGTAGGTAAAGGCACGATGGATCGGTTCCCCTTCGAGAAATTCGCCGAAAAGATGGCTGAACTCACGCGCCCAGCGGCAGCCGGCCAGTACAATCTCGGCAGCGGCGGCCTAGCCTTGCAGGGGTACGATCCCGTCTCTTACTTCAGCGGTAAACCGGCGCCGGGCAAGAAGGACATCGCGACTTCGCACGCGGGCGTGACCTATTACTTCGCTGACGCCAAGAACCGCGACGCATTCCTTGCGGCGCCGCGGAAGTACCTCCCGGCCTACGGCGGCTGGTGCGCAACCGCGATGGCCTTGGGCAAGAAGGTCGAGATCAGCCCGGAAAACTACAAGATCACCGATGGCCGTTTGTTTCTGTTCTACAAGAACTTCATTTCCAACGCGATAAGCGACTGGAATAAGGACGAGCCCAAGAACATCGCCGCGGCGGATAAGTATTGGCACGAATTCTCCGGCGAATAG
- a CDS encoding dihydrodipicolinate synthase family protein: MKSSKIGGIFPALLTPFTKGGEKVDYDRACGLADFLAKKGVHGLFVCGTTGEGPLMTLNERKKVLEEVVAAVGKKVTVIAHTGCFDTASTIELTRHAQKAGAAAAGVVTPGFYTFDDECLYRHFKSVADSAKGFPILLYNIPGCVKNVIKPSLVHRLAKDVKNIIGMKDSGGSITAFNEMIMGVPKGFVAINGVDEYSMQALAVGGAGCVSSTANVVPELFIAIYRSMKKGNLDKAWDSQQKLCKACATFHYGALVARYKEGVRLRGFDPGYVRAPQRELTKDERKELAKNMKTAGLL; the protein is encoded by the coding sequence ATGAAATCGTCAAAAATCGGCGGCATTTTCCCGGCCCTGTTGACGCCGTTCACGAAGGGTGGCGAAAAAGTCGACTATGACCGCGCATGTGGCCTCGCTGATTTCCTCGCGAAGAAGGGCGTGCACGGCCTCTTCGTCTGCGGCACGACCGGCGAAGGTCCGCTCATGACGCTCAACGAGCGCAAGAAAGTGCTCGAGGAAGTGGTCGCCGCGGTCGGCAAGAAAGTGACCGTCATCGCCCACACCGGCTGCTTTGACACCGCCTCCACCATCGAACTCACGCGCCATGCACAAAAGGCCGGCGCCGCCGCGGCTGGCGTCGTCACTCCCGGCTTCTACACCTTCGACGACGAATGCCTGTACCGCCACTTCAAATCCGTCGCGGATTCGGCCAAAGGATTTCCGATTCTTCTCTACAACATCCCCGGTTGCGTGAAAAATGTCATCAAACCGTCACTCGTGCACCGCCTCGCGAAAGACGTGAAGAACATTATCGGAATGAAGGATAGCGGAGGGAGCATAACCGCGTTCAACGAGATGATTATGGGTGTGCCCAAGGGCTTCGTTGCGATCAACGGTGTTGATGAATATTCGATGCAGGCGCTTGCCGTTGGCGGCGCCGGCTGCGTGTCCAGCACGGCCAACGTGGTCCCCGAGCTGTTCATCGCCATTTACAGGAGCATGAAGAAGGGCAACCTCGATAAAGCGTGGGACAGCCAACAAAAGCTCTGCAAGGCCTGCGCCACCTTCCACTACGGCGCACTCGTCGCGCGCTACAAGGAAGGCGTCCGCCTGCGCGGGTTCGATCCCGGCTACGTCCGCGCACCCCAACGCGAACTCACCAAGGACGAGCGCAAAGAACTTGCCAAAAACATGAAAACAGCGGGCCTTCTCTAG
- a CDS encoding DoxX family protein, with translation MGLTQKQLVTSWVLQVAVAAILFQTLFFKFTGSEESVYIFTKLGMEPWGRIGSGVAELIACVLLLVPATSTIGALLSLGVITGAILSHVTKLGIVVQDDGGLLFGLALLVFVGSAVVLFIRRREIPVIGAKL, from the coding sequence ATGGGTCTCACACAGAAACAACTTGTCACGAGCTGGGTTCTGCAAGTCGCGGTCGCGGCGATCTTGTTTCAGACGCTGTTCTTCAAGTTTACCGGCTCGGAGGAATCCGTCTACATCTTCACCAAACTTGGCATGGAACCGTGGGGCCGCATTGGCTCCGGCGTCGCTGAGTTGATCGCGTGCGTGCTCTTGCTTGTTCCGGCAACCAGCACAATTGGCGCGCTGCTTTCGTTGGGCGTAATCACCGGCGCCATCCTCAGCCACGTGACCAAACTTGGTATAGTGGTGCAAGACGACGGCGGTCTGCTGTTCGGGCTTGCACTCCTCGTGTTCGTGGGAAGCGCGGTGGTGTTGTTCATCCGGCGCAGGGAAATCCCCGTGATCGGGGCAAAGCTGTAG
- a CDS encoding SDR family oxidoreductase produces the protein MADLQWIQSQWPEAVLPACPVQKLLKGQKALVTGASSGIGKAVAIALGHAGADVVVNYVTGDDKAQAVADEITRCGSNSYVHKADVSKEDQVVEMFRKMIADWGTIDILVNNAGLQKDAPFDQMTLDQWNLVLGVNLTGQFLCAREAVREFKRRGVRKEVSCAAGKIICISSVHEVIPWAGHVNYATSKGGVMLMMKSIAQEVAPYRIRVNSIGPGAVRTPINMEAWDTPQAYHDLLKLIPYKRIGEPEDIGQAAVWLASDHSDYVHGVTLFVDGGMTLYPGFETGG, from the coding sequence ATGGCCGACTTACAGTGGATTCAATCGCAATGGCCCGAGGCCGTGCTGCCGGCGTGTCCGGTCCAAAAGTTGCTCAAAGGACAAAAGGCGTTGGTGACCGGTGCGTCGTCGGGAATCGGTAAAGCCGTGGCCATCGCGCTGGGCCACGCGGGCGCCGACGTCGTCGTCAACTATGTCACCGGCGACGACAAGGCACAGGCCGTCGCGGACGAGATCACGCGCTGCGGGAGCAATTCCTACGTTCACAAGGCAGACGTCTCGAAAGAAGACCAAGTCGTTGAGATGTTCCGCAAGATGATCGCCGACTGGGGCACGATCGATATTCTCGTCAATAACGCGGGCCTGCAAAAGGATGCGCCATTCGATCAAATGACGCTTGATCAATGGAACCTTGTGCTCGGCGTAAACCTGACGGGCCAATTCCTCTGCGCGCGCGAAGCGGTGCGCGAATTCAAGCGCCGCGGGGTGCGCAAGGAGGTGTCTTGCGCGGCCGGCAAGATCATCTGCATCAGTTCCGTGCATGAGGTTATCCCGTGGGCGGGCCACGTAAACTATGCAACGTCCAAGGGTGGCGTCATGCTGATGATGAAAAGTATCGCGCAGGAGGTCGCACCGTACCGCATTCGCGTGAACAGCATCGGCCCCGGCGCCGTCCGTACGCCGATCAACATGGAAGCGTGGGACACACCGCAGGCATACCACGACCTGTTAAAACTAATTCCCTACAAACGCATCGGCGAACCCGAGGACATCGGCCAAGCCGCGGTATGGCTCGCCTCCGATCATTCCGACTACGTCCACGGCGTGACCCTTTTCGTCGACGGCGGAATGACACTCTACCCGGGCTTCGAAACCGGTGGGTGA
- a CDS encoding recombinase family protein: MKSCGLYVRVSTDMQAQVRDGSLDTQEDKLRAYVKLRDSSKESWQVTEVYREEGRSGADDTRPQYTRLLHDAQSGRINVVLCTKLDRFSRSLLDFYKAYEQFQAKDVDFVTLEENFDTSTPAGRAMLKIALVFAELEREQTSKRTKDKMEWRAQQGLWNGGQVLGYDVDPDDHGTLKVNAEESQIVQLIFNTYLETHSYLKTAKVINEKGIRSKQFHSRRGNLRGGNNFQDTTIGHVLRNPVYVGKVTHNGVIYEGKHEGIIPLPLWEEVQECIRLYGPKRNGSRRHRMHVFLLEGLVECGWCGAAMTPKFAHGQNKKRYFYYQCSRNDHRGKDGCKMKYVPAEPLERLVSERIKEIATDDNLLDEIVQEANETSKTERDEIARKRKLLSRQLAEVKQTINNWLDLIGNGTAKKTGAVTTLLERIGEGEKRRKELEQGLMELGLQEGELKKKILDAEIMRDSLARFRDLFDEAQEEEKKFLLQLMIARIIWTPEEIKIALYDRPTETGRLSSNPSVNRESDISLEIGNWLRE; this comes from the coding sequence GTGAAATCGTGCGGCTTGTATGTGCGTGTCTCCACAGACATGCAGGCGCAGGTAAGAGATGGCTCACTCGACACACAAGAAGACAAACTTCGCGCTTATGTCAAGCTCCGGGATTCGTCGAAGGAGAGCTGGCAGGTCACCGAGGTGTATCGTGAAGAGGGCCGCTCCGGAGCGGATGATACTCGACCACAGTACACGCGGCTACTTCACGACGCTCAGAGCGGCCGAATAAACGTCGTCCTGTGTACAAAACTAGACCGGTTTTCTCGCTCGCTTTTGGATTTCTACAAGGCATACGAGCAATTTCAAGCGAAGGACGTAGATTTTGTCACGCTTGAAGAGAACTTCGACACTTCGACGCCTGCCGGTCGTGCGATGCTAAAGATCGCACTCGTTTTCGCCGAACTCGAGCGAGAGCAGACATCAAAGCGCACAAAAGACAAAATGGAGTGGCGTGCCCAACAAGGACTCTGGAACGGTGGCCAGGTACTGGGTTACGACGTCGACCCTGATGATCACGGCACTCTGAAAGTAAACGCGGAAGAATCCCAGATTGTACAGCTCATTTTCAACACGTATCTAGAGACTCACTCATACTTAAAGACGGCAAAGGTCATCAACGAGAAGGGAATTCGCTCAAAGCAATTTCACTCACGGCGGGGAAACCTTCGTGGTGGGAATAATTTCCAGGACACCACTATCGGACATGTCCTTCGAAATCCAGTGTACGTTGGCAAGGTCACACACAACGGTGTGATCTATGAGGGAAAACACGAAGGAATAATTCCACTTCCTTTGTGGGAAGAGGTGCAAGAATGCATTAGGCTGTACGGTCCTAAGCGGAATGGCAGCCGGCGACACCGAATGCACGTCTTCCTCTTGGAGGGGCTTGTCGAATGTGGTTGGTGTGGCGCCGCAATGACTCCAAAATTCGCCCATGGTCAGAATAAGAAGCGTTATTTCTACTACCAATGCTCTCGAAATGACCATCGGGGGAAAGATGGATGCAAGATGAAGTACGTGCCTGCAGAACCACTTGAACGCCTCGTGTCTGAGCGTATAAAGGAAATCGCAACCGACGACAACTTGCTCGATGAAATTGTCCAAGAGGCAAACGAAACGTCGAAAACCGAGCGAGACGAAATCGCGAGGAAACGAAAGCTGCTGAGCAGGCAACTCGCCGAAGTGAAGCAGACGATCAACAATTGGTTAGACCTAATCGGCAACGGCACGGCCAAGAAAACTGGCGCAGTCACGACGTTGCTGGAGCGGATTGGAGAGGGCGAGAAGCGGCGGAAGGAACTTGAACAAGGATTGATGGAGCTGGGTCTCCAGGAAGGGGAACTCAAGAAGAAGATTCTTGACGCCGAGATTATGCGGGACTCCCTAGCTAGGTTTCGAGACCTTTTTGACGAGGCTCAGGAGGAGGAGAAGAAGTTCCTGCTCCAGTTGATGATAGCCCGGATCATCTGGACGCCCGAGGAAATAAAGATCGCCCTGTACGATCGTCCGACCGAGACAGGGCGACTATCTAGTAACCCCAGCGTTAACCGCGAAAGCGATATTTCGCTGGAGATCGGTAACTGGCTCCGCGAGTAG
- a CDS encoding GNAT family N-acetyltransferase, translating into MVQVEEAVEADLNDLCAIDRLVIGSSERRSFLSSAIAARRCYKAVLGGEPVGFMVLETGLYGHSFISFMITHPGHRRAGVASALVDYAEAHAPTDKLFTSTSTGNTDMQRLCESLGFVRVSSFDNLEADESEIVFLKQLDKKPAAVGARN; encoded by the coding sequence ATGGTACAAGTTGAGGAAGCGGTCGAGGCAGACCTAAATGACCTCTGCGCCATCGACCGGCTCGTGATAGGCAGTAGCGAACGGCGCAGTTTCCTTTCCAGCGCAATTGCCGCCCGCCGGTGCTACAAGGCGGTGTTGGGCGGCGAACCCGTAGGCTTTATGGTCCTCGAAACCGGGCTTTACGGTCACTCGTTCATTTCATTCATGATCACCCACCCAGGCCACCGTCGCGCGGGAGTCGCGTCAGCACTGGTGGACTACGCCGAAGCGCACGCGCCAACCGACAAGCTGTTCACGTCCACAAGCACGGGCAATACGGACATGCAACGTCTGTGTGAGTCGCTCGGCTTTGTGCGCGTCAGCAGCTTCGATAATCTGGAAGCCGACGAGTCCGAGATTGTCTTCCTGAAACAACTCGACAAGAAACCCGCCGCTGTCGGCGCGCGAAACTAG